One genomic region from Phragmites australis chromosome 1, lpPhrAust1.1, whole genome shotgun sequence encodes:
- the LOC133909476 gene encoding uncharacterized protein LOC133909476 produces MGARTNAKNAMSWDTRKLHVYTMGKSRRNAAPWEAVSNSTIVNTSSNVTSSSPRPVTRSPRNVTPSSPGPVTRSQTAMSPAKTPTKSLARPFKKLTPKKRKVRHL; encoded by the exons ATGGGGGCAAGAACAAATGCAAAAAATGCCATGAGCTGGGACACAAGGAAGCTGCATGTCTATACAATGGG GAAAAGTAGGAGAAATGCGGCTCCATGGGAAGCTGTAAGTAACTCCACAATTGTCAACACATCAAGCAATGTAACTTCATCTAGTCCTAGACCTGTCACAAGGAG tCCAAGGAATGTCACTCCATCTAGTCCTGGACCTGTCACAAGGTCTCAAACTGCCATGTCTCCTGCCAAGACTCCAACCAAATCTCTTGCAAGACCTTTCAAAAAGTTGACTCCGAAGAAGAGAAAAGTCCGCCATCTTTGA